From a region of the Pecten maximus chromosome 18, xPecMax1.1, whole genome shotgun sequence genome:
- the LOC117316382 gene encoding ras-related protein Rab-38-like isoform X2, producing MALLDPAEITDQGIHDVRATAIAGATENAKKEHLYKILVIGELGTGKTSIIKRYVHQFFSQHYRATIGVDFALKVLNWDAETIVRLQLWDIAGQERFGNMTRVYYREAVGCIIVFDVTRASTFDAVTKWKGDLDSKVQLADGSPVPCVLLANKCDQAKEGLVNNSSHMDEFCREKGFVGWFETSAKENINIDESTRFLVNKILQNDQNIRGEDENDPSKIDLNDEDRFRKSKKSDGGCCS from the exons GCTGGAGCCACAGAGAACGCTAAGAAAGAACATTTGTACAAAATCTTGGTCATCGGGGAGCTTGGGACCGGGAAAACCAGTATCATTAAACGCTATGTTCATCAGTTCTTCTCCCAGCACTACAGAGCTACA ATAGGTGTAGATTTTGCATTGAAAGTGTTGAATTGGGATGCTGAGACGATTGTACGGCTTCAACTATGGGATATTGCAG GCCAGGAGCGGTTTGGGAACATGACCCGGGTTTACTATCGAGAGGCTGTAGGTTGTATAATAGTTTTTGATGTCACAAGAGCGTCCACATTTGATGCAGTCACAAAATGGAAAGGTGATCTTGACAGCAAGGTCCAGTTAGCGGACGGCAGCCCAGTACCCTGTGTTCTACTTGCCAATAAG TGTGACCAAGCAAAAGAAGGACTAGTCAATAATTCATCACATATGGATGAGTTCTGTCGAGAAAAGGGATTCGTCGGCTGGTTTGAGACCTCAGCTAAAGAAAACATTAATATTGATGAATCCACAAGATTCTTAGTAAATAAG ATATTACAAAACGATCAAAACATACGAGGTGAAGATGAAAACGACCCCAgcaaaattgatttaaatgatGAAGATCGCTTCCGAAAATCCAAGAAAAGTGATGGTGGTTGTTGTTCTTAG
- the LOC117316382 gene encoding ras-related protein Rab-38-like isoform X3, whose translation MMAGATENAKKEHLYKILVIGELGTGKTSIIKRYVHQFFSQHYRATIGVDFALKVLNWDAETIVRLQLWDIAGQERFGNMTRVYYREAVGCIIVFDVTRASTFDAVTKWKGDLDSKVQLADGSPVPCVLLANKCDQAKEGLVNNSSHMDEFCREKGFVGWFETSAKENINIDESTRFLVNKILQNDQNIRGEDENDPSKIDLNDEDRFRKSKKSDGGCCS comes from the exons GCTGGAGCCACAGAGAACGCTAAGAAAGAACATTTGTACAAAATCTTGGTCATCGGGGAGCTTGGGACCGGGAAAACCAGTATCATTAAACGCTATGTTCATCAGTTCTTCTCCCAGCACTACAGAGCTACA ATAGGTGTAGATTTTGCATTGAAAGTGTTGAATTGGGATGCTGAGACGATTGTACGGCTTCAACTATGGGATATTGCAG GCCAGGAGCGGTTTGGGAACATGACCCGGGTTTACTATCGAGAGGCTGTAGGTTGTATAATAGTTTTTGATGTCACAAGAGCGTCCACATTTGATGCAGTCACAAAATGGAAAGGTGATCTTGACAGCAAGGTCCAGTTAGCGGACGGCAGCCCAGTACCCTGTGTTCTACTTGCCAATAAG TGTGACCAAGCAAAAGAAGGACTAGTCAATAATTCATCACATATGGATGAGTTCTGTCGAGAAAAGGGATTCGTCGGCTGGTTTGAGACCTCAGCTAAAGAAAACATTAATATTGATGAATCCACAAGATTCTTAGTAAATAAG ATATTACAAAACGATCAAAACATACGAGGTGAAGATGAAAACGACCCCAgcaaaattgatttaaatgatGAAGATCGCTTCCGAAAATCCAAGAAAAGTGATGGTGGTTGTTGTTCTTAG